The Desulforegula conservatrix Mb1Pa genomic sequence AAAGAACCGGATCAGCAGGCCATACTGCTCAATGGCGCTTGATCCGATTTCTTCCCTTGCTTTTGCGATCAGTTTCCCAGGTCGCCAAATCCCACAGCCTTGAGCAACTCGTTTCCGAAAGCGGAAGCAAGACCAGGATAAATCTTGAAGTCTTCCTGAATCCGGGCCTTGTCTTCAGGATGAACAGCATCCAGACAAAGCCCTTCCAGGGCCTTTGCCGGAGAT encodes the following:
- a CDS encoding DUF6848 family protein is translated as MEGLCLDAVHPEDKARIQEDFKIYPGLASAFGNELLKAVGFGDLGN